A single genomic interval of Polaribacter vadi harbors:
- the eno gene encoding phosphopyruvate hydratase has translation MSIIINVHARQIFDSRGNPTVEVDVTTENGVLGRAAVPSGASTGEHEAVELRDGGKDYMGKGVSKAVENVNTLIAEELLGVSVFEQNSIDKLMIDLDGTPNKSKLGANAILGVSLAVAKAAANELGMPLYRYVGGVSANTLPLPMMNIINGGSHSDAPIAFQEFMVMPVKAKNFTEAMKMGSEIFHNLKKVLHDRNLSTAVGDEGGFAPNLAGGTEDALETIALAVKNAGYSFGDEIMIALDCAAAEFYVNGKYDYTKFEGETGKIRTSEEQADYLAELSTKYPIISIEDGMDENDWEGWKYLTDKIGDKVQLVGDDLFVTNVERLGRGIENGIANSILIKVNQIGTLTETIAAVNMAKNAGYTSVMSHRSGETEDNTIADLAVALNCGQIKTGSASRSDRMAKYNQLLRIEEELGDVAYFPKQNAFNI, from the coding sequence ATGAGTATTATCATAAACGTTCATGCACGTCAAATTTTTGATTCAAGAGGAAATCCAACAGTAGAAGTTGATGTAACTACAGAAAATGGAGTTTTAGGAAGAGCAGCTGTTCCATCTGGAGCATCTACAGGAGAACATGAAGCTGTAGAATTACGTGATGGAGGTAAAGATTACATGGGTAAAGGAGTCTCTAAAGCAGTTGAAAATGTAAATACTTTAATTGCTGAAGAACTTTTAGGAGTTTCTGTTTTTGAACAAAATAGTATTGATAAATTAATGATTGATTTAGATGGAACACCAAATAAATCGAAATTAGGAGCCAATGCAATTTTAGGAGTTTCTTTAGCAGTAGCAAAAGCTGCAGCTAATGAATTAGGAATGCCTTTATATAGATATGTTGGTGGTGTTTCAGCAAATACGTTGCCTTTACCAATGATGAATATTATCAATGGAGGTTCTCATTCTGATGCGCCTATTGCTTTTCAAGAATTTATGGTAATGCCAGTAAAAGCTAAAAATTTTACAGAAGCTATGAAAATGGGTTCTGAAATTTTCCACAATTTAAAGAAAGTTTTACACGATAGAAATTTATCTACAGCTGTTGGAGATGAAGGTGGTTTTGCACCAAACTTAGCAGGTGGTACAGAAGATGCTTTAGAAACAATTGCTTTAGCTGTTAAAAATGCTGGGTATTCTTTTGGTGATGAAATTATGATTGCTTTAGATTGTGCTGCTGCAGAATTCTATGTAAATGGTAAATACGATTATACAAAATTTGAAGGTGAAACAGGAAAAATCCGTACATCTGAAGAACAAGCAGATTATTTAGCTGAGCTTTCTACAAAATATCCTATTATTTCTATTGAAGATGGTATGGATGAAAATGACTGGGAAGGTTGGAAATATTTAACTGATAAAATTGGTGATAAAGTTCAATTAGTTGGAGATGATTTATTTGTAACAAACGTTGAACGTTTAGGAAGAGGAATCGAAAACGGAATTGCTAATTCAATTTTAATTAAAGTAAACCAGATTGGTACGTTAACAGAAACTATTGCTGCTGTAAATATGGCAAAAAATGCTGGTTATACCTCTGTTATGTCTCATAGATCTGGAGAAACTGAAGATAATACAATTGCAGATTTAGCAGTAGCTTTAAACTGTGGTCAAATTAAAACTGGTTCTGCTTCACGTTCAGATAGAATGGCAAAATACAACCAATTATTAAGAATTGAAGAAGAATTAGGAGATGTAGCTTATTTTCCTAAACAGAATGCGTTTAATATTTAA
- a CDS encoding citrate synthase: MSDIAKLQIGDKSYEFPLIKGTENEVAIDIKSLRGVTDSVITIDPGFKNTGSCESAITFLDGEKGILRYRGYPIEQLAEQATFLEVSYALIFGDLPTTDQLKKFKQDICDQSILDEDVRKIVEAFPKSAHPMGVISSLTSALTAFNPSSVNVNSEEDMYKAIVKILGKFPVLVAWTMRKKQGLPLDYGDCNLGYVENMYKMMFKQPNKEFVTNDIVVEALNKLLILHADHEQNCSTSTVRIAGSSHAGLFASLSAGISALWGPLHGGANQAVLEMLEAIKADGGDTKKYMAKAKDKDDPFRLMGFGHRVYKNFDPRAKIIKKAADEVLNDLGVEDPILAIAKGLEQEALNDPYFVDRKLYPNVDFYSGIIYRAMGIPVEMFTVMFALGRLPGWIAQWREMRLNKEPIGRPRQIYVGKTTRDFVDIDKR, encoded by the coding sequence ATGTCAGATATAGCTAAATTACAAATTGGAGATAAATCCTACGAATTTCCTTTAATTAAAGGAACAGAAAATGAAGTTGCCATTGATATAAAATCTTTAAGAGGAGTAACAGACTCAGTAATTACAATAGATCCAGGTTTTAAAAATACAGGTTCTTGTGAAAGTGCTATTACATTTTTAGACGGTGAAAAAGGTATCTTAAGATATAGAGGATATCCTATTGAACAATTAGCAGAGCAAGCTACATTTTTAGAAGTTTCTTACGCATTAATTTTTGGTGATTTACCAACTACAGATCAACTAAAAAAGTTTAAACAAGATATTTGTGATCAATCTATTTTAGATGAAGATGTAAGAAAAATTGTAGAGGCTTTTCCTAAGTCTGCACATCCAATGGGTGTTATTTCTTCTTTAACTTCTGCATTAACAGCATTTAATCCTTCTTCTGTAAATGTAAATTCTGAAGAAGACATGTACAAAGCTATTGTTAAAATATTAGGTAAGTTTCCTGTATTAGTAGCGTGGACAATGCGTAAAAAACAAGGCTTACCTTTAGATTATGGAGATTGTAATTTAGGCTATGTAGAAAACATGTATAAAATGATGTTTAAGCAACCTAACAAAGAATTTGTTACAAACGATATTGTTGTTGAAGCTTTAAACAAATTATTAATTTTACATGCAGATCATGAACAAAACTGTTCAACATCTACAGTAAGAATTGCAGGATCTTCTCATGCAGGATTATTTGCATCATTATCAGCAGGAATTTCTGCACTTTGGGGACCACTTCATGGGGGTGCAAACCAAGCAGTATTAGAAATGTTGGAAGCTATAAAAGCTGATGGTGGAGATACTAAAAAATATATGGCGAAAGCGAAAGATAAAGATGATCCTTTTAGATTAATGGGTTTTGGACATAGAGTTTATAAAAACTTTGATCCAAGAGCAAAAATCATTAAAAAAGCTGCAGATGAAGTTTTAAATGATTTAGGTGTAGAAGATCCTATTTTAGCAATTGCAAAAGGTTTAGAGCAAGAAGCATTAAATGATCCTTATTTTGTGGATAGAAAATTATATCCTAATGTAGATTTCTATTCAGGTATTATTTACAGAGCTATGGGAATTCCTGTAGAAATGTTTACAGTAATGTTTGCTTTAGGACGTTTACCTGGTTGGATTGCTCAATGGAGAGAAATGAGATTGAACAAAGAACCTATAGGAAGACCTCGTCAAATTTACGTAGGAAAAACTACTAGAGATTTTGTAGATATTGATAAAAGATAA
- a CDS encoding dimethylarginine dimethylaminohydrolase family protein: MLQLNIQNETATLKAVILGTAKSIGAIPKPEDCYDPKSLQHVLNGTYPKEQDMISEMDAVAAIFKKYNIKVFRPEILENYNQIFTRDIAFVIDDKLIKANILPDREKEYLAIQHVLDQINPKNIIQLPADCHVEGGDVMPWNEYVFMGTYSGDDYADFITARTNVQAVKELQKLFPHKIVKAFELRKSNTNAKENALHLDCCFQPIGKDKAILHKNGFLVESEYEWLLNYFGKDNVFEITKEEMYNMNSNIFSISEQVIVSEQNFTRLNTWLRENGFIVEEVPYTEIAKQEGLLRCSTMPLIRE; this comes from the coding sequence ATGTTACAACTTAATATTCAGAATGAAACTGCTACATTAAAAGCAGTAATTTTAGGAACAGCAAAGAGTATTGGAGCAATTCCAAAACCAGAAGATTGTTATGATCCTAAAAGTTTACAGCATGTTTTAAATGGAACATATCCAAAAGAGCAAGATATGATTTCTGAAATGGACGCAGTTGCAGCTATTTTTAAAAAGTATAATATAAAAGTCTTTAGGCCAGAAATTTTAGAAAATTACAATCAAATATTTACAAGAGATATCGCTTTTGTTATTGATGATAAATTGATAAAGGCAAACATTTTACCTGACAGAGAAAAAGAATATTTAGCCATACAACATGTCTTAGATCAAATTAATCCAAAGAATATAATTCAATTGCCAGCAGATTGTCATGTAGAAGGAGGAGATGTAATGCCTTGGAATGAGTATGTTTTTATGGGTACTTATTCAGGTGATGATTATGCAGATTTTATAACTGCTAGAACAAATGTACAGGCTGTAAAAGAACTTCAAAAATTATTTCCACATAAAATAGTCAAAGCTTTTGAGTTGAGAAAATCGAACACAAATGCTAAAGAAAATGCCCTACATTTAGATTGTTGTTTTCAACCTATAGGAAAAGATAAAGCTATTCTTCATAAAAATGGTTTTTTGGTTGAAAGTGAATACGAATGGTTGCTAAATTACTTCGGAAAAGACAACGTGTTTGAAATTACAAAAGAGGAAATGTACAATATGAACAGTAATATTTTTTCTATTTCTGAACAGGTAATTGTTTCTGAACAAAATTTTACAAGACTAAATACGTGGTTAAGAGAAAACGGATTTATAGTAGAAGAAGTACCTTATACAGAAATTGCTAAGCAAGAAGGTTTATTACGCTGTTCTACGATGCCATTAATTAGAGAGTAA
- a CDS encoding class I SAM-dependent methyltransferase has translation MKNKPLISKKLEDFYNNASEETRLEKGMGIFEFERIKELIQLHITKPKATIIDVGGGTGKYSEWLANKNHTVHLIEPVLKHIKLAEKRAKKIKNPFSVQIGEAKKLPYGDNVADLVILHGPLYHLQKREDRITAILEAKRVLKKGGIILGFAINATASTVVGLMNGMLHANSFFEMCKEELTTGIHNAPKDFPFLLADAFYHKPENLKAEFLEQDLTFINLFAVEGMIWLDNEYFANMLDKKKSKTLKALQNLTQNDEYLLPFSPHIMIAVKK, from the coding sequence GTGAAAAACAAACCACTCATCAGCAAAAAACTAGAAGATTTTTACAACAATGCTTCAGAAGAAACCAGACTTGAAAAAGGAATGGGCATTTTTGAATTTGAACGCATTAAAGAACTTATTCAACTTCATATAACTAAACCAAAAGCAACGATTATAGATGTTGGTGGAGGAACAGGAAAATACAGTGAATGGTTGGCAAATAAGAATCATACAGTTCATTTAATTGAACCCGTTTTAAAACATATAAAATTAGCTGAAAAGAGAGCTAAAAAAATAAAAAATCCTTTTTCTGTTCAAATTGGTGAAGCTAAAAAATTACCTTATGGAGACAATGTTGCTGATTTGGTAATTCTTCATGGCCCTTTATATCATCTTCAAAAAAGAGAAGATAGAATTACAGCAATTTTAGAAGCAAAAAGAGTGCTTAAAAAAGGGGGAATTATTTTAGGTTTCGCCATTAATGCAACAGCTTCTACAGTTGTAGGTTTAATGAATGGTATGTTGCATGCAAACTCGTTTTTTGAAATGTGTAAAGAAGAACTCACTACAGGAATTCATAATGCTCCAAAAGATTTTCCTTTTTTATTGGCGGATGCTTTTTATCATAAGCCAGAAAATTTAAAAGCAGAATTTTTAGAACAAGATTTAACATTCATCAACCTTTTTGCTGTAGAAGGAATGATTTGGTTAGACAACGAATACTTTGCAAATATGCTAGATAAAAAGAAATCTAAAACTTTAAAAGCCTTGCAAAATCTTACTCAAAATGATGAGTATTTGTTACCTTTTAGTCCTCACATAATGATTGCTGTTAAGAAATAA
- a CDS encoding PAS domain-containing protein, translated as MKYNLSNMMCLDFFLSAQNKEDYKAIEPLLITPEFANFPLKSFDIFVDSFTSKMKTLDRENDINSIKEFAAKYKWTSNIDIIFKDIDFEAIVLTNDKQEIIWVNEGFKEMTGFTKKFAQQKTPSFLQGKDTCKVTKERIRENIKLNKPFTDIVINYKKDKTPYRCEIKVFPLFTENTTHYIALEKAV; from the coding sequence ATGAAATATAATTTATCGAATATGATGTGTTTAGATTTCTTTTTATCTGCACAAAACAAAGAAGATTACAAAGCAATTGAACCTCTTCTCATTACCCCAGAATTTGCAAATTTCCCATTAAAAAGTTTCGACATATTTGTGGATTCTTTTACATCTAAAATGAAAACTTTAGATAGAGAAAATGATATCAATAGTATAAAAGAATTTGCTGCTAAATATAAATGGACTAGCAATATCGATATCATTTTTAAAGATATAGATTTCGAAGCCATCGTCTTAACAAACGATAAACAGGAAATTATTTGGGTTAATGAAGGTTTTAAAGAAATGACAGGTTTTACTAAAAAGTTTGCACAACAAAAAACACCTTCGTTTTTACAAGGAAAAGATACTTGCAAAGTAACAAAAGAGAGAATTAGAGAAAATATTAAATTAAACAAACCTTTTACAGACATCGTTATTAATTATAAAAAAGATAAAACCCCTTACAGATGTGAGATTAAAGTTTTTCCTCTTTTTACTGAAAATACAACACATTATATTGCTTTAGAAAAAGCTGTTTAA
- a CDS encoding dienelactone hydrolase family protein, which produces MELKKEDISQEVFDLYDDYAHNKMDRKEFLQKLSLYAVGAITLPALLSFISPNYIDSILVDANDPRLNSEFITYDSPKGGGEIKALLSIPKDAKKKLLGIIVVHENRGLNPYIEDVGRRAALEGFITLAPDALSPLGGYPGNDDEGRSMQRKRNQKEMLEDFIAAYDYLKNHKDCTGNVGVVGFCFGGWISNMMAVRIPELGAAVPYYGRQPESEDAAKIKAPLLLQYGELDKRVNEGWPDFETVLKENNIEYAAHFYPNVNHGFHNNTTPRFDKAAADLSWKRTIEFFNKHLS; this is translated from the coding sequence ATGGAACTCAAAAAAGAAGATATTAGCCAAGAAGTATTTGATTTGTATGATGATTATGCTCATAACAAAATGGATCGAAAAGAGTTTCTACAAAAACTATCTTTGTATGCAGTTGGTGCAATAACTTTACCAGCTTTGTTGAGTTTTATTTCACCCAATTATATCGATTCTATTTTAGTTGATGCCAATGATCCAAGATTAAACTCTGAATTTATTACATACGATTCTCCAAAAGGTGGAGGAGAAATCAAAGCCTTACTTTCCATTCCAAAAGACGCAAAAAAGAAATTGCTAGGTATTATTGTGGTTCATGAAAATCGAGGATTAAATCCTTATATAGAAGACGTTGGCAGAAGAGCAGCTTTAGAAGGTTTTATTACGTTGGCTCCAGATGCATTATCGCCTTTAGGTGGTTATCCAGGAAATGATGATGAAGGAAGGTCGATGCAAAGAAAAAGGAATCAAAAGGAAATGTTAGAAGATTTTATTGCTGCTTACGATTATTTAAAAAATCACAAAGATTGTACTGGTAATGTTGGTGTGGTTGGTTTTTGTTTTGGTGGATGGATATCTAATATGATGGCTGTAAGAATCCCAGAATTAGGAGCTGCAGTTCCTTATTATGGAAGACAACCAGAAAGCGAAGATGCTGCCAAAATAAAAGCGCCATTATTATTACAATATGGTGAGTTAGATAAAAGAGTTAACGAAGGTTGGCCAGATTTTGAAACCGTTTTAAAAGAAAATAATATAGAGTATGCAGCACATTTTTATCCAAATGTAAATCATGGTTTTCATAATAATACAACTCCAAGATTTGATAAAGCAGCAGCAGATTTATCTTGGAAAAGAACCATTGAATTTTTTAATAAACATTTAAGTTAA
- a CDS encoding sigma-70 family RNA polymerase sigma factor, translating to MTTKQVWTSYSEDLKRFIISKVKDVTIADDILQDTFIKIHTKLHTLKDVTKLKSWCFTVARNSILDYWKDTNQTFEIANFETETLPLENSHTEKDCLKSILKSLPKKYRTPLFLSDIKGLKQQEVAHQLQQSLSTTKSQIQRARKLIAQDFMDCCGFVVNENGNLVGEIQDKEDCKVCK from the coding sequence ATGACAACAAAGCAAGTTTGGACTTCCTATTCAGAAGATTTAAAACGATTTATTATCAGCAAAGTAAAAGATGTTACGATTGCAGATGATATTTTGCAGGATACTTTTATTAAAATTCACACAAAACTGCATACTTTAAAAGACGTTACAAAATTAAAATCTTGGTGTTTTACAGTGGCTCGAAATTCTATTTTAGATTATTGGAAAGACACCAATCAAACTTTTGAAATTGCTAATTTTGAAACTGAAACGCTTCCTCTAGAAAATTCTCATACAGAAAAAGATTGCTTAAAAAGTATTTTAAAAAGCTTACCTAAAAAATATAGAACTCCTTTGTTTTTATCTGATATAAAAGGATTGAAACAGCAAGAAGTTGCCCATCAATTGCAACAAAGTTTATCAACTACAAAATCTCAAATTCAACGTGCACGAAAATTAATTGCACAAGATTTTATGGATTGTTGTGGATTTGTTGTTAATGAAAATGGTAATTTGGTTGGCGAAATTCAAGATAAAGAAGATTGCAAAGTTTGTAAATAA
- a CDS encoding DUF3703 domain-containing protein: protein MANQLLKTGFYYQLNLGKKALLKNDFKASFYHFENAHVLGQRHIIRHTISHYYMLIFGIKTNNFKEIVGQVLRIIAALLFTFIWVPKGNTGGSNSSPIKIMPIRTALKKYF from the coding sequence ATGGCCAATCAACTTTTAAAAACAGGATTTTATTATCAACTGAATCTAGGTAAAAAAGCATTATTAAAAAACGATTTTAAAGCTTCTTTTTATCATTTTGAAAATGCGCATGTTCTTGGTCAAAGACATATTATAAGACATACAATAAGTCATTATTATATGTTGATTTTTGGAATAAAAACAAACAATTTTAAAGAAATTGTTGGTCAAGTTTTACGAATTATTGCTGCTCTCCTATTTACCTTTATTTGGGTTCCTAAAGGAAATACTGGAGGTTCCAACAGTTCACCAATTAAAATAATGCCCATTAGAACAGCATTAAAAAAATATTTTTAA
- a CDS encoding GbsR/MarR family transcriptional regulator, with amino-acid sequence MELQEAKLKYIQTWGSLATNWGVNKTMAQVHALLLVSTKPLSAEDIMETLQISRGNVNMNVRALIDWGIVQKEFVVGERKEFFIAIKDIWELFKQIAKERKKREIEPVIKVLNELQDIKDDSEEGKEFKKVLADLSKVTTTVNNILEKSIKADEHWLLSNFTKMVKK; translated from the coding sequence ATGGAACTACAAGAAGCAAAATTAAAGTACATACAAACTTGGGGAAGTTTAGCTACAAATTGGGGCGTAAACAAAACAATGGCTCAAGTACATGCTTTGTTATTAGTTTCTACAAAACCTTTATCTGCAGAAGATATTATGGAAACTTTGCAGATTTCTAGAGGAAATGTAAATATGAATGTAAGGGCTTTAATTGATTGGGGAATTGTTCAAAAAGAATTCGTAGTTGGCGAACGAAAAGAATTTTTTATCGCCATTAAAGATATTTGGGAGTTGTTTAAACAAATTGCCAAAGAACGTAAGAAAAGAGAAATTGAACCTGTTATAAAAGTCTTAAACGAGTTACAAGATATAAAAGACGATTCTGAAGAAGGGAAGGAGTTTAAAAAGGTTTTAGCTGATTTATCTAAAGTAACTACAACTGTTAATAATATATTAGAAAAATCTATTAAAGCTGATGAACATTGGCTATTGAGCAACTTTACAAAAATGGTAAAAAAGTAA
- a CDS encoding DoxX-like family protein: protein MSDKNKYKIVVIFISLIWFVNGFICKILNLVPRHQEIVARILDEEYAREITFTIGVLEIIMVIWILSNYKSKLSALLQIAIIVSMNIIELIFVKDLLLFGNLNIVFASLFCGVIYYSDFILKQKRYV from the coding sequence ATGAGCGATAAAAATAAATATAAAATAGTAGTTATTTTCATTTCATTAATTTGGTTCGTAAACGGGTTTATTTGTAAAATTTTAAACTTAGTTCCAAGACATCAGGAAATTGTAGCAAGAATTTTAGATGAAGAATATGCAAGAGAAATCACTTTTACAATCGGAGTTTTAGAAATTATAATGGTTATTTGGATTTTGAGTAATTATAAATCAAAACTAAGTGCACTTTTACAAATAGCAATAATTGTATCAATGAATATAATCGAGCTTATTTTCGTAAAAGATCTACTACTATTTGGAAACTTAAATATTGTATTTGCCAGTTTATTTTGTGGTGTAATTTATTACAGTGATTTCATTTTAAAACAAAAGCGTTATGTTTAA
- a CDS encoding DUF2071 domain-containing protein: MFKSLKNHPFAVEAYFDSSTVFTFAVPKEQLEHLIPECLTLDTFQDKWAFIAIAMVQTKDLRIKGFPKFTGNDFFLIGYRVFVRYIDKRGKRLRGLYILKSETDSPKMTFRGNIFTHYNYTTTDININKENEKLEIYSNKSNFKINVINNDDKVALPTKSPFLNWKEARKFAGPLPFTFTYNDKTKEVLIIEGVRKNWKPKPLKVENYHFDFLEKLQLENCVLANAFIIENVPYQWEKGRKEVWK, translated from the coding sequence ATGTTTAAATCACTAAAAAACCATCCTTTTGCTGTGGAAGCTTATTTTGACAGTTCTACAGTTTTTACGTTTGCTGTTCCAAAGGAACAATTAGAACACCTAATTCCTGAATGTTTAACATTAGATACTTTTCAAGATAAATGGGCTTTTATTGCAATTGCGATGGTGCAAACAAAAGATTTGAGAATTAAAGGATTTCCAAAGTTTACAGGAAATGATTTTTTCTTAATCGGCTATCGCGTTTTTGTGAGATACATAGATAAAAGAGGAAAAAGATTAAGAGGTTTATATATTCTGAAATCTGAAACTGATTCTCCTAAAATGACATTTAGAGGGAATATTTTTACTCATTATAACTATACAACCACAGACATAAACATCAATAAAGAAAATGAAAAATTAGAAATTTATTCTAACAAATCTAATTTTAAAATTAATGTAATTAATAATGATGATAAGGTTGCTCTGCCAACAAAATCGCCATTTTTAAATTGGAAAGAAGCAAGAAAATTTGCAGGACCTTTACCATTTACATTTACGTATAATGATAAAACAAAAGAGGTTTTAATTATTGAAGGTGTTCGAAAAAATTGGAAACCAAAACCTTTAAAAGTTGAAAATTATCATTTTGATTTTTTAGAAAAACTACAATTAGAGAATTGTGTTCTAGCAAACGCTTTTATTATTGAAAATGTTCCATATCAATGGGAAAAAGGAAGAAAAGAAGTATGGAAGTAA
- a CDS encoding class I SAM-dependent methyltransferase — MGKRKKRSMEVKRKKFQGVLNILSFNRHFYVIGLLVLCLILIVCAYFEISKILIWVISGAFLYGLVMPLIISAYVYDFSGYYDFKWFKDLNIDEKVATQIVNINAGFDETSFTIKDKFPNSNLQVFDFYNADKHTEPAIIRARKVTNEYPNTIQINTKHIPLNDNSVDVLFLLSAIHEIRKDEEKVQFLKECKRVCKENGKVIVVEHLRDVANFFAFSVGFTHFFSQKTWLKVFKQAVFKNVIEKKFTPFMSIFTIEK; from the coding sequence ATGGGAAAAAGGAAGAAAAGAAGTATGGAAGTAAAAAGGAAAAAGTTTCAAGGAGTTTTAAATATTTTAAGTTTTAACAGACATTTTTATGTTATTGGTTTGCTTGTTTTATGTTTAATCCTGATTGTTTGTGCTTATTTTGAGATCTCAAAAATATTAATTTGGGTGATTTCAGGAGCATTTTTATATGGATTAGTAATGCCTTTAATAATTTCAGCTTACGTATATGATTTCTCTGGATATTATGATTTTAAATGGTTTAAAGATTTAAATATTGATGAGAAAGTTGCAACTCAAATTGTAAATATCAATGCTGGTTTTGATGAAACAAGTTTTACAATTAAAGATAAATTTCCAAATTCTAATTTACAGGTTTTTGATTTTTATAATGCTGATAAACATACAGAACCTGCAATTATTAGAGCGCGAAAAGTAACTAACGAATACCCAAATACAATACAAATAAACACTAAACATATTCCTTTAAATGATAATTCTGTAGATGTTCTTTTCTTACTTTCTGCAATTCACGAAATAAGAAAAGATGAAGAAAAAGTTCAGTTTTTAAAAGAATGTAAAAGAGTTTGTAAAGAAAATGGGAAAGTTATTGTTGTTGAGCATTTGAGAGATGTAGCAAATTTCTTCGCATTTTCTGTCGGATTTACACATTTTTTCTCCCAAAAAACTTGGTTAAAAGTTTTTAAACAAGCTGTTTTTAAAAATGTAATAGAGAAAAAATTCACACCTTTTATGTCAATTTTCACCATAGAAAAGTAA